ATACGTTGGAATCATTATAATCGACCGTTTCCCGACCTGTCAACTTTAACGAACAAATCGCAAGGGCGCTCCGAATTCCCTTCCTTCGCTGTCTTTAAGAAAAAATTTTTGAACACAAAAAAAACGCACAGGCACATACCGATTCGAACGAAACCGCTCGGCTTTGAAACCGAAAACAGAGCAGATTCGCGTTTGTTCGATCCTGTCTCCCGTGTAAGAGCGTGTGCAAAGACGCAGCGCAACGAAAAAGAGCCGCAGAGCGTACGGATTCGTACGTAACTGCGACTCTTTGCGTCGAAATGTATGCGCCGCTATACGCGCTCTTATTTGAAATAGCGAGCGAGCAATCCAGCAAACGCCTTGCCGTGACGGGCTTCGTCGCGAGCCATCTCGTGGACGGTGTCGTGGATGGCGTCGAGGTTTTCCTCTTTCGCCCTCTTCGCAAGCTCGAACTTGCCTTTGGTGGCGCCGTTCTCCGCGTCCACGCGCATTTGAAGGTTCTTTTTCGTGCTATCGGTCAGGACTTCGCCGAGAAGCTCCGCGAACTTAGCCGCGTGCTCCGCTTCCTCCCAAGCCGCCTTCTCCCAGTAAGCGCCGATCTCGGGATAGCCCTCACGGTAGGCGACGCGAGCCATCGCGAGATACATACCGACCTCGCTGCACTCGCCTTCGAAGTTGGACTTCAAGCCGTCGTAAATATCCTTCGGGCAACCCTTCGCAACGCCGAGGACGTGCTCCGCCGCCCAAGTCATCGCCTCGCCTTCCTGTTTGT
This genomic window from Clostridia bacterium contains:
- a CDS encoding NADH peroxidase yields the protein MAKWICPVCGYVHEGDTAPEFCPVCKVPGSKFNKQEGEAMTWAAEHVLGVAKGCPKDIYDGLKSNFEGECSEVGMYLAMARVAYREGYPEIGAYWEKAAWEEAEHAAKFAELLGEVLTDSTKKNLQMRVDAENGATKGKFELAKRAKEENLDAIHDTVHEMARDEARHGKAFAGLLARYFK